The genomic region atttgtgttaatgtaacacagaCTTGAGGCGTGGGGGCGGGATAAGAGTACAAGTCAGATGGGGGTcacgggccttgttgataaggccaactgcaccCGGGAAGGAGCTGGTCTTGTGGCatgaggttttggtcctgatggaccgcagcctcctgaACAACCCCAGAAAAACTTTGACTCAAACTTACTCAGTACAGAGATGAATGCAGGCTGAGATGTCTGACTTCTCTTAGTTTTGCTGTTAAAGGCCTGACAGCTGTAGTTCCCAGTCTGGTTCATATTCATGTTGAGCAGTGGGAGCTCTGGTCCAGAAACAGACAGTCCAATCCACTGAAAGTGAGCAGGAGGACTGGAGACAGCTGAGCACGTCAGGCTGACATTCGAGCCGTCCTCATAATAATGTTCAGATGGAGACAGATTTAAACGTGTATTTTCTGGGCCAACTGAAAGTAGAACAACAGCAGAGAAGAAAATCAACAAGATGTAACGTTAGTTGCAAGAGAAATGAAAAGGCATAGGGCCCACACCCTGACTCGAAGTGAGGTGCAGGTTATTCACTCACAGCTGACGGAGAGGAACACTGGATCACTGGTGCCGGTACTGACAGGATTTACCACACGACACCTGAACGTTCCATGGTCGTAACGGGTCACATTGAAGATAGTGAGATTGTGACCCTTGAGCTGAACTCTGTCACTGGCTGTGACCTCCGAGCTGCCGTTCAGCCAGAGGAAGGAGAGCGAGGatccagaggaggagcaggacagaTGGACGGAGCTGATGAACTCTACCAAGTCTGTGCTGCTGGTTGTTATCATCACATTGGAGACTGGCTCTGTGGGCGGAGGAGATAAATGGGAAACAAATCTAAAAGCCAACACCACTATGACGAGGAATGATTTAAGTTATAGCTGATGTTTGAAGTACTATTTAATCCTGCTGAGCCTGAAAGCAGTAATGCaacaatcaaatgaaatgaaaatcatgaaaaacataacaaatgaaTTGTGAAAGATATCCACTTTAAAGCTTAGGTTTGTAATCCTGGAAAAGATCTCAAGAGCAGGCTACCGATACatccgaccccccccccccccccccatcagtcGTCAGTTCTGTCTATCGTCTCTGAGCGGTATATGTCCCTCCACCACTCTGACTTCTGAAGACTCCGGTCAAACCACATCATTTCAATCTTCATATAATATTTTTAGtaccaaaattatttttaaaaagttaaaattgtccacacaaacacaacagaggagAAGTTACGTTTAAGAGCAAATGTGTGTCACCACCATCTGTGACagacattcatttttttctaatCTTCAACCAAACCTTGACATCGTTATTGAACAGGAATTTTCAAATACGCCAGACAGAGAGTCACCAACTTCTCCTCTCACCAACTTCTCCTCTCACCAACTTCTCCTCTCACCAACTTCTCCTCTCACCAACTTCTCCTCTCACCAACATCCACTTTTTTGTGTGAATGAACAGATTCTGTTTTCAATGAAATTGCATAATTTTAGTTTgcggagacaaacacacacatttattggtGGAATTGAATATGTACTCACCATATATCATCAGTCTGGTGTTTCCTAACAGGGTTGCACCAGATGTTAAAATGATAACATCGTATTCTCCACTGTCATGAAGAGCCAAATTCCTGAGCTCCAGGGATCCAGTAGATATGAAGAGGGTGATCCTGTCTTCATATCCTGCTGTAGTTGTATTCGTATCTGCGCTGAAGATTATTATGTTACGATTATCAAAGTTCCAGACCACAGTGATGATAGTCACAGGTGGTTCTTGTGGCGTCAGCTTTGTGGTGAACAGCACCTTCCCTCCTACGGTTGCATTCAGCAGATCATCAACCAACACCCCATCGCCTTCACACAAACCTGGAAGAGACAAATTAAAGACGGGCCATAAAGGAAACTTTGTATCATCAACTATTGAAAgtctattttcattttttggagTCTTATATTCCAGATTGTTTTGGATTTTGTTGCAAAGATAATAATTCAATTTCGTTGGTTAATATGTCAAAGGTCTTGCTTCTTACCTGTAAAGGTCACACAAAGAACGCAAAGTAAAATCAACAGGTTCATTGTTCCCTCTTCCTGACACGTGCAGATGAGAAGAGCTCAACACTGACACTGTTCCAACAACCTTTGCACCATGAGAGCAACCCAATGAAACTGCAGCAACACATTCATGTCTGTGGTGGAGAGGCTGCAACatgtctccctctgctggttaAACTTGAACATCAAAGATCACCAGGACAAATCATAGAAGCGACaattatatgaatatttttaaaaacacataatatacaaagtattttctgtctttctaaCGAAacgttttataaatgtactaaTTCAAATAAACACCCAAACAAAACTTGCATCCCACACTTTCTCCTAACAGCTCCTATAATATCTTGTATATTGAGCTTCATGATAGTAAGTTCCTTTTTAATCAATCCCAGTAAACAGGAAATAGTGATACTTAATCAGATCAACTCCTGGAATAAATGGATATATTATGGAAGAGGTTCACTTTCTATAATCTCACCTCttcaacacaaaatacaaatgtattcCAGAGCAGTCTTGAGAATAAATCATAGTAAGGTAACAAAAGTAATTTGGTAAATCCTGATATCTGAAACTGCTGAgatattaacattattattattaataatcacaGAAAAAAGGCTGAGTGTAAATTATCTTCCTCCATTCTCTCCTCCCATTTCCTGCTCACTTTACTCAAATTAAGTTGAAATGTCATAATAAGTATGTCAAAAAAGCCTGAGCTTATAGTTCACACTGTCACAGACAAACAAGTGTGCACAGCACTGCACGTAGGTGAAGCTTTTATTGAGAATATTTTATTCCTTTTCACTTTTGCCTTATTTGTAAATTATTGTCAgtcttgaaatgttttaatcctGGTTCAACCATGGAAAACCCACAAagttctgtgagtgtgtttatatataacatgagagcatttagctcaaagatAGTCTGTTCCTACTAAGTGTCCATCTCAGAGAGCTGTGGTCTCTCTCACGATGAGCTGATGAAGGATCGTTATCATAATTTCTGATATTCAGTTGTTTTATTAGCTTACGTAAGACAGTGGGACAATAATAACCAAAGGTGAGTGTAGGTAATAATTAAGCATGGCAGGCCTGTGGACATCTTgatgacatttcatttattacaGATAATCTTCAGGGCAGTTGTTCCATTGTCGCACTAACACAGGAGCCAGAAGCTCACACAACATCAGAAGAGGACCAAACTGACAATACACCATGAAATACTCACTTCTCTGGTCAGCCACACTTGTGCTTCTGTCCTCAGGTAAGACTTTGGGAATATTGATCTAATGTCTCATCGATAGAATTAAAAGTTGTGACATGTTGGTTGATACGTGCACGTCTCAGCAGGTCTCTGCCATGGAGCCGGTTTCGTCACTGTTGACGTCCTTCGTGGGATAACAGGAGGGAGTGTGACCTTCACAACATCTGTGAAACCGACCGCAGAGCCGTTCCTGGCACTGACCTGGGGCTTCAACGGCACCACCAATGTGATCACTTCCACCACTGTGGACGTCGTGGGACAAGGCTACGAGAACCGGGTTGAAGTGGATAAATCCACTGGATCTCTGGTGCTGAGACATCTGACAGAGAAGGACAGCGGAGAATACGAGTTGATGATCATCCCAAATGGAGGAGAGCAGATTCAAGGAACTGCCAAGCTGGAAGTATTGAGTAAGTGAGATGTACGAATCCAACACCTCTTTAAAAAGGTTCAAATAATGCTTGTGTGTTATCGATTTGTTTGGAATGAGAAGTCTGAGTCTAAGGACACATTAGGTCACATTGCTTGGTAGACTcaaaaacagctttttccccCAGGCCGTAAGGCTTCTGAACCAGCAACACTGACTCTCTGAACAGTTACCATGTATTTTCTGCTCCCCcatgcatacaaatacacttactacTTACTTActtcaaatatattaatattatttaatttaatattccccactccttcaccctgtaaactgctgcttcattttactatgttatatgttactaggttatatgttatattttatatagtatgttatttttctattttgtaaagcctactactgcgtagatgttgcctgtcaggtcacaagaatttcactgctctgattacgctgtcattggtgcatgtgacaataaactttgatttgattttgatttgataTAAGGTGTCTCACtgtcttttcatttgatttattccTTTGTGCACAGCCCCAGTGTCAAAACCCACCATGGCCTGTCCCACAGGGAACCTAATAGAGGCTAAAACCTCTGTGAAACTAGCCTGTGATGCCAACGGCTTGGTGAGCAGAGAGTGGATGAAAGATGGAAAACCTGTTGCTCCTGGAGGCAGATTCAGTTTTCACGAGGGCAACAGAGTGTTGTCCATCAGCCCAGTGGACCGGCTGGATACTGGAGGGTTTCTCTGTAACGTCAGCAATGATATCAGTTTTGAAACAACCAATTGCAGTCTCAAAGTCTTCTGTAGGTACCTGCATTTCTACTTTATTAACATTCAGCTGCTCTAGCTCCTTTTTTTCAGCCTTCTTAAAGATCTCCTTCCTCATCCGTGCAGATGGACCTGACAGACCGATAATCGATCAGACGCCAATcggagcagagctggaggatAGGGTCACTCTGAGGTGCTCTGCTGACTCGCTGCCAAAGGCGACTTACTACTGGAGATTCAAACACATGCTGATATACGGGCCTGTGCACTTCATCCACGAGATGGAAGAGAGGCACCTGGGGAAGTACACCTGCACCGCCCAAAACACTGTCACTGGTCTGGAAACCTCTGAGGTCCACAAACTGCATGGTACTTaagctctctttctctcttttgcaTGCCGTGGATCTGTTTGTAGAgtaatgtctttctttttctgatCCAGACTCATCCACTACCATCAGTGGGTCTATTTCCACAATGGTTTGCACTGTCCTGAGCTTGGTGGGACTCATGTTGATGTAAAGTCTGCATTGTGTTGAAATAGAGTGAACAGTTACATCTGTAGAATATTACTGCTCTGCCCCACCGAGTTTCTATTGtggatgaaatgtaaaatgtaataaatgacTAATCAATAatcttttgtgtttgtattatttCCAGTTCTTTGGTTATACTAAACTGTGGCAGTCGTTATTAGttgtaattgtatttattgagtCACAGCCTTGTTACAATGTCTTTTTATTCtataatcaaaaaaaaaaaaaaaatgtattgcttTAAATTCCTCTGTTTGTCTCACGGCTGATTTCAAATccagttttaataaataaatcttcaTACCACAATACTTCCCAGGTTTGTTCAAGTGTCATCAACTTGATAACATGTCTCATGTttatcaccagcagcagcctgataacattttgtcatggtGTCACTGTtataaacttttattaaaaaactgttGTGTGCTTATGAACACTATCAGGCAACACCCAGCTCTGCTCTTACATTCCACCAGGGAGCGCCCTTGTGCTACAACAGAGCATCAGTCAACAGTAGAAAGATAATCACAGTTAAGAAGAAGACAATAGCAACTTGAAAACCGGAAAGTGTTCAAGGACAACTGATTGGCAGAGTGTGATAGAAATGTtactattagggcaatgattgatattaggaactactttgattaggaactactttgatgtttcgAAAGATGATCTTTCTTGAAAAACAGATGTTACATTCCA from Pleuronectes platessa chromosome 10, fPlePla1.1, whole genome shotgun sequence harbors:
- the LOC128449239 gene encoding carcinoembryonic antigen-related cell adhesion molecule 1-like, which encodes MKYSLLWSATLVLLSSGLCHGAGFVTVDVLRGITGGSVTFTTSVKPTAEPFLALTWGFNGTTNVITSTTVDVVGQGYENRVEVDKSTGSLVLRHLTEKDSGEYELMIIPNGGEQIQGTAKLEVLTPVSKPTMACPTGNLIEAKTSVKLACDANGLVSREWMKDGKPVAPGGRFSFHEGNRVLSISPVDRLDTGGFLCNVSNDISFETTNCSLKVFYGPDRPIIDQTPIGAELEDRVTLRCSADSLPKATYYWRFKHMLIYGPVHFIHEMEERHLGKYTCTAQNTVTGLETSEVHKLHGT